The proteins below come from a single Candidatus Reconcilbacillus cellulovorans genomic window:
- a CDS encoding phosphate ABC transporter, permease protein PstA: protein MIVENVRDVRRIERKRRLDRLFHVLFFAATTIGLIALALLLVQVIRQGVHWLRPEFFTNFASRIPERAGIKAALAGTLWLMLMTGPLTFVVGVATAVYLEEYARPDSRLARLIRLNIANLAGVPSIVYGMLGLTVFVRFLDLKRGLLTGALTLTLLVLPTMIVAAQEAIRAVPDRLRHASLALGATRWQTVVRVVLPSAMPGILTGSILALSRAIGETAPLIVIGAVTYVAFMPRNLFDSFTALPIQIYSWTALPKAEFQELAAAAIIVLLALLLGMNALAIALRDRYRNRYRR, encoded by the coding sequence ATGATCGTCGAAAATGTTCGGGACGTTCGCCGAATCGAGCGGAAGCGAAGGCTCGACCGGCTGTTTCACGTTTTGTTTTTCGCCGCGACGACGATCGGATTGATCGCCCTAGCGCTGCTTCTCGTGCAGGTGATTCGGCAGGGCGTCCATTGGCTTCGGCCGGAATTTTTCACGAATTTCGCGTCGCGCATTCCCGAGCGGGCGGGTATTAAAGCTGCGCTTGCCGGCACGCTCTGGCTGATGCTGATGACCGGGCCGCTGACGTTCGTCGTCGGCGTCGCGACGGCCGTCTACCTGGAGGAATACGCGCGCCCGGACTCGCGGCTGGCGCGGCTGATCCGGTTGAACATCGCCAATTTGGCCGGCGTGCCCTCGATTGTGTATGGGATGCTCGGGTTGACCGTGTTCGTCCGGTTTCTCGATCTGAAGAGGGGGCTTTTGACCGGGGCGCTGACGCTGACATTGCTCGTCTTGCCGACGATGATCGTGGCCGCGCAGGAAGCGATCCGCGCGGTGCCGGACCGGCTTCGCCACGCATCGCTTGCGCTCGGCGCGACGCGGTGGCAGACGGTCGTCCGTGTCGTCTTGCCCTCGGCGATGCCCGGGATTTTGACGGGAAGCATTCTCGCGCTGTCGCGCGCGATCGGCGAGACGGCGCCGCTGATCGTCATCGGCGCGGTAACGTATGTGGCGTTCATGCCGCGCAATTTGTTCGATTCGTTCACGGCGCTGCCGATCCAGATTTACAGCTGGACGGCTTTGCCGAAGGCTGAGTTCCAGGAGTTGGCGGCGGCGGCGATTATCGTCCTGCTGGCCCTTCTGCTCGGCATGAACGCACTGGCGATCGCGCTGCGCGACCGGTACCGGAACCGGTATCGCCGCTAG
- a CDS encoding electron transport protein, translated as MKSKRRIWGPVAIAVVGAALLAVRVAEPEYAYMPPARKVMNRQTDFFGQSSDQETQRVYDLWGETITVENAGKPRQAGTDAAPGPEDGAVEINGALLKLGRNQFYKETFGNEVFLTDILGIVDGPFKIRNIMKAVAQLRGKGTNNLQVELAEDITIGGKTYKKGQKVDTGLDVPKGSYVPLGLPVKYADGKLKVGISCAACHATVDPQTKMVVEGAPNADLNAGLLLAMATNSAAYFMHTGQRLSDEQVRQLQHELKRMVRTTDGRAVTLPDPDKLEAAVDADLAKWPAGNFDSTIDLKNDPAQIPDCFTKGGHPYGWSGFAMAGPFHGLSAFSNNVHAQNADPLAQAEASRALFDIDKEVYIGTILQNAADPRYRYDPASGLKPSTFFAKIDPTPGVPGVNELIKPPTFPMLSLMAPDGVFAGTKGYRVGEQVNAMAAWQNTLVPPAAPVSPDPAKVRMGEAVFRRAQCIRCHTGEAFTDHRIIPVDVIGTEPARAAALKKMQRQFADVTTIYAPDTPVPVPPDARVLRVPTDHLDPEQLKLAFARGDSPGGYKVKGLIGLYWSAPYLHDGGVAVGRDERTQLGVAGTLMKGIPVDPANSLRALIDRRLRREVIEANRRSPELRGAHVEGIGHEFWVDDAGGFTREQQDALVHYLLTLKSRSSDGDRPG; from the coding sequence ATGAAAAGCAAGCGGCGGATTTGGGGGCCTGTCGCGATCGCGGTCGTCGGCGCCGCTCTGTTGGCGGTCCGTGTTGCGGAGCCGGAGTACGCCTACATGCCGCCCGCCCGGAAGGTGATGAATCGGCAAACCGACTTTTTCGGCCAGTCGAGCGATCAAGAGACGCAGCGGGTATACGACCTCTGGGGCGAGACGATCACGGTGGAAAATGCGGGTAAACCGCGGCAGGCGGGAACGGACGCCGCGCCCGGTCCGGAAGACGGAGCCGTGGAGATCAATGGGGCGTTGCTTAAACTCGGCCGCAACCAGTTTTACAAGGAAACGTTCGGGAACGAGGTATTCCTGACCGACATCCTGGGGATTGTCGACGGACCGTTCAAGATCCGCAACATCATGAAGGCCGTCGCCCAATTGCGGGGGAAAGGAACGAACAATCTGCAGGTGGAATTGGCCGAGGACATCACGATCGGGGGGAAAACGTACAAAAAGGGGCAAAAAGTCGATACCGGACTCGATGTGCCGAAAGGTTCGTACGTGCCGCTGGGACTCCCTGTGAAATACGCCGACGGTAAGCTGAAGGTCGGGATCAGCTGCGCGGCCTGTCATGCGACCGTGGATCCGCAAACGAAAATGGTGGTTGAAGGAGCGCCCAACGCCGATCTAAACGCCGGTCTTCTCCTGGCCATGGCCACTAATTCGGCCGCTTATTTCATGCATACCGGTCAAAGGCTGTCGGATGAGCAGGTTCGGCAGTTGCAGCATGAATTGAAGAGAATGGTGCGCACGACGGACGGGAGAGCCGTTACGTTGCCCGACCCCGACAAGCTGGAGGCGGCCGTGGATGCCGATCTGGCCAAGTGGCCTGCCGGTAATTTCGACTCCACCATCGACCTCAAAAACGATCCCGCGCAAATTCCCGACTGCTTCACAAAAGGAGGCCATCCTTACGGTTGGAGCGGGTTTGCGATGGCGGGACCGTTTCACGGCCTGAGCGCGTTCAGCAACAACGTCCATGCGCAGAACGCCGATCCCCTGGCGCAGGCCGAAGCGAGCCGGGCGCTTTTCGACATCGACAAGGAAGTGTACATCGGCACCATTTTGCAGAACGCGGCCGATCCCCGGTATCGGTACGATCCGGCAAGCGGCCTTAAGCCGTCCACCTTTTTCGCCAAAATCGATCCCACCCCGGGGGTGCCGGGCGTCAACGAGCTGATCAAGCCGCCGACGTTTCCCATGCTGAGCCTGATGGCGCCCGATGGCGTGTTCGCCGGTACGAAAGGTTACCGGGTCGGCGAGCAGGTCAACGCCATGGCCGCGTGGCAAAACACCCTCGTGCCGCCGGCTGCGCCCGTCAGCCCCGACCCGGCCAAGGTGCGCATGGGCGAAGCGGTGTTCAGACGGGCGCAGTGCATTCGCTGTCACACCGGAGAAGCGTTCACCGATCATCGCATTATCCCCGTCGACGTCATCGGGACGGAACCCGCCCGCGCCGCGGCGCTGAAAAAAATGCAACGCCAGTTCGCGGACGTAACTACCATTTATGCGCCCGACACCCCCGTACCGGTTCCGCCGGACGCGCGGGTGCTGCGGGTACCGACCGACCACCTCGATCCGGAGCAACTCAAACTGGCGTTTGCCCGCGGTGACTCGCCCGGCGGTTACAAGGTGAAAGGATTGATCGGTCTCTACTGGAGCGCCCCCTATCTGCACGACGGCGGTGTGGCGGTCGGCCGGGACGAGCGGACTCAATTGGGCGTCGCGGGCACGCTGATGAAGGGCATTCCGGTCGACCCCGCGAACAGCCTGAGGGCCTTGATCGACCGACGGCTGCGGCGGGAAGTGATCGAGGCCAACCGCCGTTCGCCGGAATTGCGGGGCGCCCACGTTGAGGGTATCGGCCACGAATTTTGGGTGGACGACGCCGGCGGTTTTACACGGGAACAGCAGGACGCGCTCGTTCATTACTTGCTTACGTTGAAGTCGCGGTCGTCGGACGGCGATCGGCCCGGTTGA
- a CDS encoding phosphate ABC transporter permease subunit PstC, with protein sequence MKFQRSRSFWNADRFMPGVLLFFSVLSVATTAGIVLILVVESLGFFRHVSVAEFLTDTRWTPLFHDQHFGVAPLVAGTLLVSAIATAVSLPVGLASAIYLNEFASSRVRALVKPALEVLAGVPTVVYGYFAVTFVTPVLQRLFPGMEMFNALSAGLVMGVMIIPIVCSLSEDAMAAVPRPLRDGAYALGATRLEVALRVVVPAAASGVGASFVLGLSRAVGETMIVSLAAGNLAQLTLNPLESIQAMTAYIVQVSTGDTRFGSVEYQTIYAVGFVLFVMTLAMNMIADWLSRKFREAYQ encoded by the coding sequence GTGAAATTTCAAAGATCAAGATCCTTCTGGAACGCCGACCGGTTCATGCCGGGCGTTTTGCTGTTTTTTTCGGTCTTGTCGGTTGCGACGACGGCCGGCATCGTGCTGATCTTGGTCGTGGAATCGCTCGGGTTTTTTCGTCATGTGTCGGTCGCCGAATTTTTGACGGACACGCGCTGGACGCCGCTTTTTCACGACCAGCACTTCGGTGTCGCACCGCTTGTGGCGGGAACGCTGCTCGTTTCGGCGATCGCGACGGCGGTCTCGTTGCCGGTAGGACTTGCAAGCGCGATTTATTTGAATGAGTTCGCATCGTCGCGCGTTCGGGCGCTCGTCAAGCCGGCACTGGAAGTGCTTGCCGGCGTGCCGACGGTCGTTTACGGCTATTTCGCGGTGACGTTCGTGACGCCGGTGCTTCAGCGCTTATTTCCCGGCATGGAGATGTTTAACGCCCTGAGCGCGGGTCTGGTCATGGGCGTCATGATTATTCCGATTGTCTGTTCGCTCAGCGAGGACGCGATGGCGGCCGTGCCGCGCCCCTTGCGCGACGGCGCTTACGCGCTCGGCGCGACGCGGCTCGAGGTGGCGCTGCGCGTCGTCGTTCCGGCCGCGGCGTCGGGTGTCGGCGCGTCGTTCGTGCTCGGGCTGTCGCGCGCCGTCGGCGAAACGATGATCGTGTCGCTGGCGGCGGGCAATCTCGCGCAGTTGACGTTGAACCCGCTGGAGAGCATTCAGGCGATGACGGCGTATATCGTGCAGGTAAGCACCGGCGATACGCGGTTCGGTTCGGTGGAATACCAGACGATTTACGCCGTTGGTTTCGTTTTGTTCGTGATGACGCTCGCGATGAATATGATCGCCGACTGGTTGTCGCGCAAGTTTAGGGAGGCATATCAATGA
- a CDS encoding phosphate transport system regulatory protein PhoU — translation MITSRRPQFDDELGELRDRLVAMGKEVEQAIDDAVRSLKTQNGQLARRVVDGDVRINAMEVEIDETASRLIATQQPVAKDLRRILAAFKMAGDLERMADLAVDIAKVTIRIGSQPLVKPLIDIPRMAEIVRRMTAESIAAYIDENVDLAYKMAQLDDEVDQLHSQVMREMFAYMVENPKSINQAMLLCFVSRYLERMADHATNLGESVVYLVRGERPDLNQ, via the coding sequence ATGATCACGAGCAGACGCCCGCAATTCGACGATGAGCTCGGCGAGCTGCGCGATCGGCTCGTCGCGATGGGCAAGGAAGTAGAGCAGGCGATCGACGACGCCGTCCGGTCGCTGAAGACGCAGAACGGGCAGCTCGCCCGCCGCGTTGTCGACGGCGATGTCCGCATCAACGCGATGGAAGTCGAGATCGACGAGACGGCCAGTCGGCTGATCGCCACGCAGCAGCCGGTCGCCAAAGATTTGCGGCGCATTCTTGCAGCGTTCAAAATGGCCGGCGACCTCGAGCGGATGGCGGACCTGGCCGTCGACATCGCGAAGGTGACGATTCGCATCGGCAGCCAGCCGCTCGTCAAACCGCTCATCGACATCCCGCGCATGGCCGAGATCGTTCGGCGGATGACGGCGGAAAGCATCGCCGCCTATATCGACGAGAACGTCGATCTGGCGTACAAAATGGCGCAGCTCGACGACGAGGTCGACCAGCTGCACAGCCAGGTCATGCGCGAAATGTTCGCTTATATGGTGGAAAACCCGAAATCCATCAACCAGGCGATGCTGCTCTGTTTCGTCAGCCGATATCTCGAACGGATGGCCGATCACGCGACGAACCTCGGCGAAAGCGTCGTCTATCTCGTCCGCGGCGAACGGCCGGATCTGAATCAATAA
- a CDS encoding phosphate-binding protein: MFGRLSLPVALGLALVLSACGGAKQESSGAGAASPAGSPQGSAKTEASLSGEIRIDGSSTVFPVTQAAAEEFMKKHPGVNITVAESGSSAGFKKIGNLEIDIADASRPAKPEELEAVKAKGDELIELPIAYDGLTVVVNKKNTWATEMTVEELKKIWEPDSKVRKWSDVRAGWPDQEIKLYGPGTQSGTFDYFTEVVVGKAKASRTDYVGSEDDNVLVKGVAGDEYALGYFGFAYYVENKDKLTAVKIKEKPDSPAVEPTHDTILNGTYKPLSRTIFVYARKNLLSQPHYKAFLEFLNGPEGRKIVEEVGYVKLPDDQYQKNLEKLK, translated from the coding sequence ATGTTCGGCCGGCTGTCGTTGCCGGTTGCGCTCGGCCTGGCACTCGTGTTGTCGGCCTGCGGCGGGGCAAAGCAGGAAAGCAGCGGAGCGGGTGCCGCGTCGCCGGCTGGTTCACCGCAAGGAAGCGCGAAAACGGAAGCGTCGCTGTCCGGCGAAATCCGGATCGACGGTTCGTCGACCGTCTTTCCGGTTACCCAGGCGGCGGCGGAAGAATTTATGAAAAAACATCCGGGGGTCAACATCACGGTCGCCGAATCCGGATCGTCCGCGGGATTTAAGAAAATCGGAAACCTGGAAATCGACATCGCGGACGCGTCGCGGCCCGCAAAACCCGAAGAACTGGAAGCGGTCAAAGCTAAAGGCGACGAACTGATCGAACTTCCGATCGCCTACGACGGGCTGACCGTCGTTGTCAACAAGAAAAATACGTGGGCGACGGAAATGACCGTTGAGGAACTGAAAAAGATTTGGGAGCCCGACAGCAAGGTGCGCAAGTGGAGCGACGTACGCGCCGGTTGGCCGGACCAGGAGATCAAGCTGTACGGGCCGGGAACGCAGTCGGGCACGTTCGATTATTTCACGGAAGTGGTCGTCGGCAAGGCGAAGGCGTCGCGAACCGACTACGTCGGCTCCGAAGACGACAACGTCCTGGTCAAGGGCGTCGCCGGCGACGAATACGCGCTCGGCTATTTCGGATTTGCCTACTATGTCGAAAACAAGGACAAACTGACCGCGGTCAAAATCAAGGAAAAGCCGGATTCGCCGGCGGTCGAACCGACGCACGACACGATTCTGAACGGCACGTATAAACCGCTGTCGCGGACGATCTTCGTGTACGCGCGCAAAAATTTGCTGTCGCAACCGCATTACAAGGCGTTCCTTGAGTTTTTGAACGGGCCGGAGGGCCGCAAGATCGTCGAAGAAGTTGGATACGTGAAACTACCGGACGACCAATATCAGAAAAATCTAGAAAAATTGAAATAA
- a CDS encoding phosphate ABC transporter ATP-binding protein: protein MENRQDHETIVRIRGLQLYYGTFHALKNVSMDVPGRAVTALIGPSGCGKSTLLRTLNRMNDMIPGVRIEGKVEIGGVDIYDPKVHVELLRKQVGMVFQQPTPFPKSVYDNVAFGPRIHGVRKKAELDEIVEKSLRAAALWDEVKDHLHRSAYGLSGGQQQRLCIARALAVQPSILLMDEPTSALDPISTLKIEELIRELKRSYTIVIVTHNMQQAARISDRTAFFLHGELVEYADTGTLFSRPRDPRTEDYITGRFG, encoded by the coding sequence TTGGAAAATCGACAAGACCACGAAACGATCGTGCGCATCCGCGGTTTGCAGCTCTATTACGGCACGTTTCACGCACTGAAAAATGTTTCGATGGACGTTCCCGGCCGCGCGGTGACGGCGCTGATCGGGCCGTCCGGCTGCGGCAAGTCGACGCTTTTGCGCACGCTCAACCGGATGAACGACATGATTCCCGGCGTCCGCATCGAGGGGAAAGTCGAAATCGGCGGCGTCGACATTTACGATCCGAAGGTGCACGTTGAGTTGCTGCGCAAGCAGGTCGGCATGGTGTTTCAGCAGCCGACGCCGTTTCCGAAATCGGTTTACGATAATGTCGCGTTCGGTCCGCGCATTCACGGCGTCCGCAAGAAGGCGGAACTCGACGAAATTGTGGAAAAAAGCCTGCGTGCGGCGGCGCTCTGGGACGAGGTGAAAGACCATCTGCACCGCTCGGCGTACGGTTTGTCCGGCGGGCAGCAGCAGCGGCTGTGCATCGCGCGCGCGCTCGCAGTCCAGCCGTCGATTTTGCTGATGGACGAACCGACGTCGGCGCTCGATCCGATCTCGACGCTGAAGATCGAAGAGCTGATCCGCGAGCTCAAGCGGTCGTATACGATCGTCATCGTCACGCACAACATGCAGCAGGCCGCGCGCATTTCGGATCGGACGGCGTTTTTTCTGCACGGCGAGCTGGTGGAGTACGCGGATACGGGCACGCTGTTTTCCAGACCGCGCGATCCGCGCACCGAAGACTACATTACCGGCCGGTTCGGCTAA